A window of the Pungitius pungitius chromosome 3, fPunPun2.1, whole genome shotgun sequence genome harbors these coding sequences:
- the LOC119218611 gene encoding kinase suppressor of Ras 1-like isoform X2 — translation MAAAGKLSVDSSLLASSTELPDAMRRLGSGSEDCSRLTAALSCLKKANNADDPGPGSCSSEARQDTDVFSPISLPSSCVSPSLSLQPTTTTHGRSISISVFPCSEDRRACMLTEDTFALEPSHPPATRASKTHTGKPSPTPLPPTHKRLHLFPNIGMTRSKSQESTNRIEEPAELRAGKKNKVLSALQINGSGNGPEDSVPRSPLLSARTPGPVPASAPYMMPTTPTLLENMTMHRGSPQTMRRDVGLAVTHRFSTKSWLSQTCQVCRKSMMFGVKCKHCKLKCHNKCTKEVPSCRISFLTLPRMRRAESVPSDINNRINHTVEIPLQFGTLPKALAKKEPPPSLNQLDSSSNPSSAASSTSSSPAHTQQNKPTGATAMTNPLTQCSLHSRFHFPDVPASRCTAAQQCGSSKETGVSQLATTTTQQMSTKKGEEEDYPGEKDEAANPQGREPSLSTDACDEDGLEDLPATTHWRSPIRRKASQTSVYLQEWDIPFEQLQLGEMIGKGRWGKVHRGRWHGEVAIRLLEIDGNNHDHLKLFKKEVMNYRQTRHENVILFMGACMAPPHLAIITSFCKGVTLYSVVRERGHMLDINKIRQIAQDIVKGMGYLHAKSIVHKDLKSNNVFYDTNKVVITDFGLFGMAGVVQEGRRKNMLRIPRGWIDYLAPEIVQKMSPEVEEDKLPFSKAADVYAFGTIWYELQVGDWPMTNLPAETKIWLVGSNVGVMKVLADGNLGKEVTEILSTCWSHKANIRPPFTLLAGMLERLPKLNRRLSHPGHFWKTAE, via the exons ATG gctgctgcAGGGAAGCTCTCGGTGGACAGCTCGCTGCTCGCCTCCAGCACTGAGTTGCCGGACGCCATGAGACGCCTGGGCTCCGGCTCAGAGGACTGTTCCCGCCTCACTGCTGCTCTCTCCTGTCTGAAGAAAGCTAACAATGCAG ATGATCCGGGTCCAGGCTCTTGCAGCTCCGAGGCTCGACAGGACACTGATGTCTTCTCTCCCATCAGCCTACCCTCCAGCTGTGTTAGCCCGTCCCTCTCGCTGCAGCCCACTACCACCACCCACGGCCGCTCCATCTCCATATCAGTCTTCCCTTGTTCAGAGGACAGGAGAGCTTGCATGCTAACAGAGGACACCTTTGCCCTAGAGCCAAGCCACCCTCCAGCCACTCGAGCCTCAAAGACACACACCGGCAAGCCCTCCCCCAcgcccctcccacccacccacaaGCGGCTGCATCTCTTCCCCAACATTGGAATGACAAGAAGCAAGAGTCAAGAGTCAACAAACCGCATTGAGGAGCCGGCGGAACTCAG AGCCGGTAAGAAGAACAAAGTGTTGAGTGCTCTTCAGATTAACGGCAGTGGTAATGGTCCTGAAGACTCAGTGCCGCGCTCCCCGCTGCTGTCTGCCCGAACCCCCGGCCCGGTCCCGGCCTCAGCCCCGTACATGATGCCTACCACACCCACCCTGCTGGAGA ATATGACCATGCACAGGGGTTCCCCTCAGACGATGAGGAGAGACGTCGGCCTGGCTGTAACACACAG GTTTTCCACCAAGTCCTGGCTCTCCCAGACGTGCCAAGTGTGTCGCAAGAGCATGATGTTTGGTGTCAAGTGCAAACACTGCAA GTTAAAGTGCCACAACAAATGCACCAAAGAGGTTCCCTCATGTCGGATATCTTTTCTTACGT TGCCAAGAATGCGGAGGGCCGAATCAGTGCCATCAGATATCAATAATCGGATCAATCACACAGTGGAGATCCCGCTGCAATTTGGCACTTTACCAAAAGCTCTTGCCAAAAAG GAGCCTCCCCCAAGTTTGAACCAACTGGACTCCAGCAGTAACCCGTCATCAGCCGCCTCCTCCACATCTTCATCCCCAGCACATACACAGCAGAATAAACCCACGGGCGCCACAGCCATGACCAACCCGTTGACGCAGTGCTCCCTGCACAGCCGCTTCCACTTCCCAG ATGTTCCGGCTTCCAGATGTACTGCAGCTCAACAGTGTGGAAGCAGCAAGGAGACTGG AGTGTCCCAGCTAGCCACCACTACAACCCAGCAAATGTCAACAAAGAAAGGAGAG GAGGAGGACTACCCGGGGGAGAAGGATGAGGCAGCGAACCCTCAAGGCAGAGAACCAAGCCTTTCCACTGATGCGTGTGATGAGGACGGGCTGGAGGACCTGCCTGCCACCACACACTGGAGGAGCCCCATCCGTCGTAAGGCCAGCCAGACCAGCGTCTACCTGCAGGAGTGGGACATCCCATTTGAGCAACTGCAGCTAGGAGAGATGATTGGCAAG GGTCGCTGGGGGAAGGTGCATCGGGGGCGCTGGCACGGCGAGGTGGCCATTCGCCTCCTGGAGATTGATGGCAACAACCATGATCACCTGAAGCTCTTCAAGAAGGAGGTGATGAACTACCGGCAGACCAGGCATGAGAACGTTATTCTGTTCATGGGTGCCTGCATGGCCCCCCCACACCTCGCCATCATCACCAG tttctGTAAAGGTGTGACTCTTTACTCTGTTGTAAGAGAACGAGGTCACATGCTCGACATCAATAAGATAAGACAGATTGCACAGGACATCGTAAAG GGAATGGGTTATCTGCATGCCAAAAGCATCGTCCATAAGGATCTGAAGTCCAATAACGTGTTCTATGACACCAACAAGGTGGTCATCACTGACTTTGGCCTGTTTGGGATGGCTGGAGTGGTACAGGAAGGCAG gAGGAAGAACATGCTGAGGATACCCCGGGGCTGGATCGATTACCTGGCTCCAGAGATTGTTCAAAAAATGAGTCCAGAGGTGGAAGAGGACAAACTGCCTTTCTCCAAAGCTGCTGATGTCTATGCATTTGg CACAATCTGGTATGAGCTGCAGGTTGGAGACTGGCCGATGACCAACCTTCCTGCGGAGACTAAAATCTGGCTAGTGGGAAGCAATGTGGGCGTTATGAAGGTCCTGGCAGACGGCAACCTGGGCAAGGAGGTGACG GAGATCCTTTCTACCTGCTGGTCTCATAAAGCCAATATCCGGCCCCCCTTCACCCTGCTGGCTGGCATGCTGGAGAGGCTTCCTAAGCTCAACCGCAGGCTGTCTCACCCCGGACACTTCTGGAAGACAGCAGAGTAG
- the LOC119218611 gene encoding kinase suppressor of Ras 1-like isoform X1, whose product MDSKDRTGDAEEAPVPNLVGTSIACPQPHWTASRGVAQRGIRPSEAAAGKLSVDSSLLASSTELPDAMRRLGSGSEDCSRLTAALSCLKKANNADDPGPGSCSSEARQDTDVFSPISLPSSCVSPSLSLQPTTTTHGRSISISVFPCSEDRRACMLTEDTFALEPSHPPATRASKTHTGKPSPTPLPPTHKRLHLFPNIGMTRSKSQESTNRIEEPAELRAGKKNKVLSALQINGSGNGPEDSVPRSPLLSARTPGPVPASAPYMMPTTPTLLENMTMHRGSPQTMRRDVGLAVTHRFSTKSWLSQTCQVCRKSMMFGVKCKHCKLKCHNKCTKEVPSCRISFLTLPRMRRAESVPSDINNRINHTVEIPLQFGTLPKALAKKEPPPSLNQLDSSSNPSSAASSTSSSPAHTQQNKPTGATAMTNPLTQCSLHSRFHFPDVPASRCTAAQQCGSSKETGVSQLATTTTQQMSTKKGEEEDYPGEKDEAANPQGREPSLSTDACDEDGLEDLPATTHWRSPIRRKASQTSVYLQEWDIPFEQLQLGEMIGKGRWGKVHRGRWHGEVAIRLLEIDGNNHDHLKLFKKEVMNYRQTRHENVILFMGACMAPPHLAIITSFCKGVTLYSVVRERGHMLDINKIRQIAQDIVKGMGYLHAKSIVHKDLKSNNVFYDTNKVVITDFGLFGMAGVVQEGRRKNMLRIPRGWIDYLAPEIVQKMSPEVEEDKLPFSKAADVYAFGTIWYELQVGDWPMTNLPAETKIWLVGSNVGVMKVLADGNLGKEVTEILSTCWSHKANIRPPFTLLAGMLERLPKLNRRLSHPGHFWKTAE is encoded by the exons ATGGACTCAAAAGACAGGACGGGAGACGCGGAAGAGGCTCCGGTCCCGAACCTTGTGGGAACCTCCATCGCCTGTCCGCAGCCTCACTGGACCGCATCCAGAGGCGTCGCGCAGCGCGGGATCCGTCCTTCGGAG gctgctgcAGGGAAGCTCTCGGTGGACAGCTCGCTGCTCGCCTCCAGCACTGAGTTGCCGGACGCCATGAGACGCCTGGGCTCCGGCTCAGAGGACTGTTCCCGCCTCACTGCTGCTCTCTCCTGTCTGAAGAAAGCTAACAATGCAG ATGATCCGGGTCCAGGCTCTTGCAGCTCCGAGGCTCGACAGGACACTGATGTCTTCTCTCCCATCAGCCTACCCTCCAGCTGTGTTAGCCCGTCCCTCTCGCTGCAGCCCACTACCACCACCCACGGCCGCTCCATCTCCATATCAGTCTTCCCTTGTTCAGAGGACAGGAGAGCTTGCATGCTAACAGAGGACACCTTTGCCCTAGAGCCAAGCCACCCTCCAGCCACTCGAGCCTCAAAGACACACACCGGCAAGCCCTCCCCCAcgcccctcccacccacccacaaGCGGCTGCATCTCTTCCCCAACATTGGAATGACAAGAAGCAAGAGTCAAGAGTCAACAAACCGCATTGAGGAGCCGGCGGAACTCAG AGCCGGTAAGAAGAACAAAGTGTTGAGTGCTCTTCAGATTAACGGCAGTGGTAATGGTCCTGAAGACTCAGTGCCGCGCTCCCCGCTGCTGTCTGCCCGAACCCCCGGCCCGGTCCCGGCCTCAGCCCCGTACATGATGCCTACCACACCCACCCTGCTGGAGA ATATGACCATGCACAGGGGTTCCCCTCAGACGATGAGGAGAGACGTCGGCCTGGCTGTAACACACAG GTTTTCCACCAAGTCCTGGCTCTCCCAGACGTGCCAAGTGTGTCGCAAGAGCATGATGTTTGGTGTCAAGTGCAAACACTGCAA GTTAAAGTGCCACAACAAATGCACCAAAGAGGTTCCCTCATGTCGGATATCTTTTCTTACGT TGCCAAGAATGCGGAGGGCCGAATCAGTGCCATCAGATATCAATAATCGGATCAATCACACAGTGGAGATCCCGCTGCAATTTGGCACTTTACCAAAAGCTCTTGCCAAAAAG GAGCCTCCCCCAAGTTTGAACCAACTGGACTCCAGCAGTAACCCGTCATCAGCCGCCTCCTCCACATCTTCATCCCCAGCACATACACAGCAGAATAAACCCACGGGCGCCACAGCCATGACCAACCCGTTGACGCAGTGCTCCCTGCACAGCCGCTTCCACTTCCCAG ATGTTCCGGCTTCCAGATGTACTGCAGCTCAACAGTGTGGAAGCAGCAAGGAGACTGG AGTGTCCCAGCTAGCCACCACTACAACCCAGCAAATGTCAACAAAGAAAGGAGAG GAGGAGGACTACCCGGGGGAGAAGGATGAGGCAGCGAACCCTCAAGGCAGAGAACCAAGCCTTTCCACTGATGCGTGTGATGAGGACGGGCTGGAGGACCTGCCTGCCACCACACACTGGAGGAGCCCCATCCGTCGTAAGGCCAGCCAGACCAGCGTCTACCTGCAGGAGTGGGACATCCCATTTGAGCAACTGCAGCTAGGAGAGATGATTGGCAAG GGTCGCTGGGGGAAGGTGCATCGGGGGCGCTGGCACGGCGAGGTGGCCATTCGCCTCCTGGAGATTGATGGCAACAACCATGATCACCTGAAGCTCTTCAAGAAGGAGGTGATGAACTACCGGCAGACCAGGCATGAGAACGTTATTCTGTTCATGGGTGCCTGCATGGCCCCCCCACACCTCGCCATCATCACCAG tttctGTAAAGGTGTGACTCTTTACTCTGTTGTAAGAGAACGAGGTCACATGCTCGACATCAATAAGATAAGACAGATTGCACAGGACATCGTAAAG GGAATGGGTTATCTGCATGCCAAAAGCATCGTCCATAAGGATCTGAAGTCCAATAACGTGTTCTATGACACCAACAAGGTGGTCATCACTGACTTTGGCCTGTTTGGGATGGCTGGAGTGGTACAGGAAGGCAG gAGGAAGAACATGCTGAGGATACCCCGGGGCTGGATCGATTACCTGGCTCCAGAGATTGTTCAAAAAATGAGTCCAGAGGTGGAAGAGGACAAACTGCCTTTCTCCAAAGCTGCTGATGTCTATGCATTTGg CACAATCTGGTATGAGCTGCAGGTTGGAGACTGGCCGATGACCAACCTTCCTGCGGAGACTAAAATCTGGCTAGTGGGAAGCAATGTGGGCGTTATGAAGGTCCTGGCAGACGGCAACCTGGGCAAGGAGGTGACG GAGATCCTTTCTACCTGCTGGTCTCATAAAGCCAATATCCGGCCCCCCTTCACCCTGCTGGCTGGCATGCTGGAGAGGCTTCCTAAGCTCAACCGCAGGCTGTCTCACCCCGGACACTTCTGGAAGACAGCAGAGTAG
- the LOC119218611 gene encoding kinase suppressor of Ras 1-like isoform X3, which yields MRRLGSGSEDCSRLTAALSCLKKANNADDPGPGSCSSEARQDTDVFSPISLPSSCVSPSLSLQPTTTTHGRSISISVFPCSEDRRACMLTEDTFALEPSHPPATRASKTHTGKPSPTPLPPTHKRLHLFPNIGMTRSKSQESTNRIEEPAELRAGKKNKVLSALQINGSGNGPEDSVPRSPLLSARTPGPVPASAPYMMPTTPTLLENMTMHRGSPQTMRRDVGLAVTHRFSTKSWLSQTCQVCRKSMMFGVKCKHCKLKCHNKCTKEVPSCRISFLTLPRMRRAESVPSDINNRINHTVEIPLQFGTLPKALAKKEPPPSLNQLDSSSNPSSAASSTSSSPAHTQQNKPTGATAMTNPLTQCSLHSRFHFPDVPASRCTAAQQCGSSKETGVSQLATTTTQQMSTKKGEEEDYPGEKDEAANPQGREPSLSTDACDEDGLEDLPATTHWRSPIRRKASQTSVYLQEWDIPFEQLQLGEMIGKGRWGKVHRGRWHGEVAIRLLEIDGNNHDHLKLFKKEVMNYRQTRHENVILFMGACMAPPHLAIITSFCKGVTLYSVVRERGHMLDINKIRQIAQDIVKGMGYLHAKSIVHKDLKSNNVFYDTNKVVITDFGLFGMAGVVQEGRRKNMLRIPRGWIDYLAPEIVQKMSPEVEEDKLPFSKAADVYAFGTIWYELQVGDWPMTNLPAETKIWLVGSNVGVMKVLADGNLGKEVTEILSTCWSHKANIRPPFTLLAGMLERLPKLNRRLSHPGHFWKTAE from the exons ATGAGACGCCTGGGCTCCGGCTCAGAGGACTGTTCCCGCCTCACTGCTGCTCTCTCCTGTCTGAAGAAAGCTAACAATGCAG ATGATCCGGGTCCAGGCTCTTGCAGCTCCGAGGCTCGACAGGACACTGATGTCTTCTCTCCCATCAGCCTACCCTCCAGCTGTGTTAGCCCGTCCCTCTCGCTGCAGCCCACTACCACCACCCACGGCCGCTCCATCTCCATATCAGTCTTCCCTTGTTCAGAGGACAGGAGAGCTTGCATGCTAACAGAGGACACCTTTGCCCTAGAGCCAAGCCACCCTCCAGCCACTCGAGCCTCAAAGACACACACCGGCAAGCCCTCCCCCAcgcccctcccacccacccacaaGCGGCTGCATCTCTTCCCCAACATTGGAATGACAAGAAGCAAGAGTCAAGAGTCAACAAACCGCATTGAGGAGCCGGCGGAACTCAG AGCCGGTAAGAAGAACAAAGTGTTGAGTGCTCTTCAGATTAACGGCAGTGGTAATGGTCCTGAAGACTCAGTGCCGCGCTCCCCGCTGCTGTCTGCCCGAACCCCCGGCCCGGTCCCGGCCTCAGCCCCGTACATGATGCCTACCACACCCACCCTGCTGGAGA ATATGACCATGCACAGGGGTTCCCCTCAGACGATGAGGAGAGACGTCGGCCTGGCTGTAACACACAG GTTTTCCACCAAGTCCTGGCTCTCCCAGACGTGCCAAGTGTGTCGCAAGAGCATGATGTTTGGTGTCAAGTGCAAACACTGCAA GTTAAAGTGCCACAACAAATGCACCAAAGAGGTTCCCTCATGTCGGATATCTTTTCTTACGT TGCCAAGAATGCGGAGGGCCGAATCAGTGCCATCAGATATCAATAATCGGATCAATCACACAGTGGAGATCCCGCTGCAATTTGGCACTTTACCAAAAGCTCTTGCCAAAAAG GAGCCTCCCCCAAGTTTGAACCAACTGGACTCCAGCAGTAACCCGTCATCAGCCGCCTCCTCCACATCTTCATCCCCAGCACATACACAGCAGAATAAACCCACGGGCGCCACAGCCATGACCAACCCGTTGACGCAGTGCTCCCTGCACAGCCGCTTCCACTTCCCAG ATGTTCCGGCTTCCAGATGTACTGCAGCTCAACAGTGTGGAAGCAGCAAGGAGACTGG AGTGTCCCAGCTAGCCACCACTACAACCCAGCAAATGTCAACAAAGAAAGGAGAG GAGGAGGACTACCCGGGGGAGAAGGATGAGGCAGCGAACCCTCAAGGCAGAGAACCAAGCCTTTCCACTGATGCGTGTGATGAGGACGGGCTGGAGGACCTGCCTGCCACCACACACTGGAGGAGCCCCATCCGTCGTAAGGCCAGCCAGACCAGCGTCTACCTGCAGGAGTGGGACATCCCATTTGAGCAACTGCAGCTAGGAGAGATGATTGGCAAG GGTCGCTGGGGGAAGGTGCATCGGGGGCGCTGGCACGGCGAGGTGGCCATTCGCCTCCTGGAGATTGATGGCAACAACCATGATCACCTGAAGCTCTTCAAGAAGGAGGTGATGAACTACCGGCAGACCAGGCATGAGAACGTTATTCTGTTCATGGGTGCCTGCATGGCCCCCCCACACCTCGCCATCATCACCAG tttctGTAAAGGTGTGACTCTTTACTCTGTTGTAAGAGAACGAGGTCACATGCTCGACATCAATAAGATAAGACAGATTGCACAGGACATCGTAAAG GGAATGGGTTATCTGCATGCCAAAAGCATCGTCCATAAGGATCTGAAGTCCAATAACGTGTTCTATGACACCAACAAGGTGGTCATCACTGACTTTGGCCTGTTTGGGATGGCTGGAGTGGTACAGGAAGGCAG gAGGAAGAACATGCTGAGGATACCCCGGGGCTGGATCGATTACCTGGCTCCAGAGATTGTTCAAAAAATGAGTCCAGAGGTGGAAGAGGACAAACTGCCTTTCTCCAAAGCTGCTGATGTCTATGCATTTGg CACAATCTGGTATGAGCTGCAGGTTGGAGACTGGCCGATGACCAACCTTCCTGCGGAGACTAAAATCTGGCTAGTGGGAAGCAATGTGGGCGTTATGAAGGTCCTGGCAGACGGCAACCTGGGCAAGGAGGTGACG GAGATCCTTTCTACCTGCTGGTCTCATAAAGCCAATATCCGGCCCCCCTTCACCCTGCTGGCTGGCATGCTGGAGAGGCTTCCTAAGCTCAACCGCAGGCTGTCTCACCCCGGACACTTCTGGAAGACAGCAGAGTAG